The Macadamia integrifolia cultivar HAES 741 chromosome 4, SCU_Mint_v3, whole genome shotgun sequence genome contains the following window.
agagagagagaaaaaaaaaggctattgtgCCCAGCAAAtctttcaactatttaaacctaaaaagaggcaaccaaaccctctctcccttttgggcatccgatgatactattggggtttttagtagcattatgtctgcaaaaaaagttttgagaaacaggtttattaaacaccaaaaaatccatttttgttttcagaaacatgaaaagtcgtttctactgtttctaaatacataaataacataaatgttatcaaacggtgcctaagaaCCATGGTAACCATTGTTTGGTTACAAATAGATAAAAAGACGATTTTGCCCCTATATTGTTGTAGGTAACAGAGGTAAATTTAGCTAAAAAAGCGATGGAATGTCAAACCTATGGACCACACAACCTTCCCTTCCCCCTTCTGTCTTCCCACGTCTCAGCCTTTGGACTAGAATTTAAGGATTCTCTTCGAAACCTTAAATTAATAGAAGATAATCTGCAGATGTGGACGTGCTTGAGTCATCAATGCTCCATATAAATCTCTTTTTGTGTTTCTTGTGATAAAATGAGACATGGATTGTGATGCTCCACATTGTATGAGGAAAGGAACAATGGTGTTTTTGATAGAAACAAGTAGTATAGACAGATGAAAGTTTTCAAGATTGTCTATCTACAAATATTCAAGATTGTCTATCTACAAATAGAACTCTTGACATGGAGGAAGATGATTTTCTAAGGTATCTCACTCTCTTTTGTTGATAATAGTGTGGTGGTGTCCCTCATGTTAGGGGACATTGgctatttatagaaaaaagtaGGCTTAGATCCTCATGTtgtagtgcatatgatatgTATCTATCAAACccaatttaatttgattaaattaattCTTCTAAATTTAAATCATGTGCTTCTTGTGATTATTTTGATAATGTGCAATTATACACTTTTTATTTATGAACCGAATTTGACactctattttagggttttcgtaTTGTGTATTTCTCCAATAGAGATTGGTATGAAGATATAAATGCGGAGCACTTAATTGTGTTGAGTATTGATCCATCGAAATTCCCAATTTGGTTTATTGCTATTTCACATACAAGGGGAATTTCTGGTAGTTTTATTTTCCCGTACTTAATAGGCACTTGTTGTCGTGTTTATATTTCATGTCATCATTTTGTTCCGATGTTACATTGATGTCTACCTATAGGATTGACTACTACACACATGATATTCATTGTGTGGGGTATATATGTGAACGGGATGATTCTCAATAGTGTTTCCCCACCTTGAAAGGGTGAACATCTAAACGTGTGAATTGTTAGACTATGATTGATTAGTAATactatatataataatattatttgAAAATAAACTCAAATATTTTCATCGATTATGGTTCTCTACACTTCTTGATTAATTTACTATGCACTTGCTCTgtgatggaattttttattctatAAGTGTAAGCATGCATAGTAAAATGTAATGAAAATATTTACATTATGGTTTTCAGGTTATACCATTAGTAGCGTTTTTCTTATATGCAATTGAAAACAATTTGATcctaaccaaaaaataaaaaaataataaaataaaagagaacaaCTCTTAATGGTCACCTTTAAATTACACCATATGGTTGAATAATACCGTCAATCTCTTGGAACCTTTAAGTTGGGTTTGTATAAAAGACAAGACTTAGCCTAAAACTAATTGCTCATAGTActtgtgtattttttttatttttttaattaaactttagagcaaatgaaatattttcagtCTTATTTTATCTTCAACAACAAAGAATAAAAGAGGTTTTTGGACTTAAAGGAAATAAGTAGACGAAGATCAAGAACACGTGTCGCAATCCTCTGAAGGAACATGCAACTTGTGTATTCTAAGTAACCCTAATCCTCGTTCTTGTGTTTTATGCATGTATGTTCATTAGGATCAAATATTCTAAATTTTGTTTTCCTAATAATATGATATCAGATGCACTTCTGTCGCCACTTTCGAGCTAGTGAAAGTACAATTATCACCATATGAAAACATTTAAGGTTTTCATGTGATGTATCAAAAATCCCTTGGAGCTAAGCATGAGTGATAAAGAGTATTACCTTCCAAAATAATGGGTATTGATGAGAAGTGCAATATGTTGGATTGTATCCCAACCTTCAAACTACATCAATCACAAGATGTGGGCCAATTTACAAAATTCCCCTAAAGTGGAAGTGCTACAAAATGTGGGTTAAGTTacaaatctctcttctttttgctcatataaaaagaaaaagcatcAATGTAGCTCATACTTTAGCAAAACATGCTAGAATTAGACAATTGTTGGGAGATGTTAGTAACTTTATTGTTGATTCTTATTTCGACTAGTCTtattaataaattttcattccattaaaaaaaaaatcatttgccCCCAAGAACATTAATCCAACTACAATTTGATGCAATTAATTCatgtttatttttcatattcacCCATCCAAATAATAGATAATCTAGGAGTAGGTCAATGTGTGGAAATATGTAACCCAAACAAGAAGACAAGCCTCAAGTAGAGTTGTAGATTTACTTGgcttgttttcaatttttttatttttattttttaagttgatTTATCTATTTTGATTGGATGGTTCGTGTTATGCCTATATGGAAGCTTTTCCTCATTGTGATGTTTGGATAATAAAAAATGTTGTCAAGTTGTGTAGTGTATGTTAGGGTTTCTTtgtgtttctctttttcttcttatgaaATAACATATCTATCCCTATTGGGGTGGAGGGgatgagagaaatagacacatagAAGTGTTAGTATATGTATGCAGTCGGCATGAACTCAATACAATTTCAGTGTctaccagaaaaaataaaaataaatacaacttCAATGCAATAAAAAGGGACCAAGTTTTTCCACACACATGAATCCATTGACTAATGGTGTCCATAAGATATCGGAAAACTATGGGGGTATTATTGATTGTGTTATATAGGGCTCTGTTTGTTTGACGAATAAAAAGAGGCGAAAAACTTGTTAAAGTAGGTTCCATATgttgtgggttgggttggcaacaaaagggaagaaaatgaaaatataaaaaattctttttagtGGAGTGAGATTGGTGGAAGAGAGAGGGATGGTGGTGGGGTGATATTCTACAAAAGAGTAGAAATAAGGGATACATATCCTCTCCAACCCTTTCACTAGGGGAGATATGCATGCACGTCAAGGCCCTCACAACCATTGGAGGCACGTTGGAGGGTTTGAGAggattttgtttttggtaacgaTTTGGAGAGGATTCACATAAatgagaggagaaaagagagacaCAAAATGAACTATTTAATGGACAGTGCCAAATTGGTAAGACTTTGAAAATGAGTTGGGTGGGAAAAAAGTGGAGTATTACATTATTAGATAATAATAAATACATTTAATGATGTGTGGTAAGTTTATCCACATAATTAAAACTCATATTCGTGATAGTTTATGGGAAACAAGTATAAGtttttcatcaatttttttccatCAAACACATAGGGCCGGAAGGAGTAAAACATTTATAATCGTTGATGGATATACATCTCTTGCACCAACAATGCATGTAaactttattttataaattttaaaggGAATGAACGTTCTCTAACTCTGAAATGCGTCTCGACATAAAGGACAGCGAATAAAGATCATCTCTCACACCAACAACTCTCCAACAATTCATTTAAGGGCAAGGAAGGCTTGGACACACATCCCTAATTATTGATAGGTGTAGGGAGAGTTAGAGGGTCAAGATGTCGAAGAGGAGTCATATCCGTGAATTGACAACCCCCTCCCCTCTGaaacccaaaactcaaaacccaactCTTGTTGATGCCCATATGCCTTATTGGCCCGTGTTGGCACCGGCCACGTGACTTTGTGTAAAAATACACTTTTGCCCTTTTCGTGTAAACAAGCCAACAAGGGATTtaacaccaaaaagaaaaaaaggaaaaaaggaaaaaagaaaaaaagaaaaaaagaaaaaaagaagaaaagaaaaaaagaaaagggcaaaaaaaaaaaaaaaggtaaacaaGGGAAAAGTCCTAAAAGATAAACAGTGGTAACCAACCGGTTTCCACTTTGATCAAAACCCCTTCCGTCAAAACCAGAGATCGAAAGATCGAAAACCCTTCTCCCGATGAAATAATCCGTCTCTTCAAGATTAAATCTACAAAACTATCTAGAAGTCTCGAATCAAATTGACGACGGAGATCTGGGCAAGGCGTAAAATTTTGGAGGCTTAAGATTTGAGAAGGCGGCTAAACATTTGAAATTCAACCACTGACGCGATTAGGAGAATTTTTTTAGAGGCACAGAACAACAAGCAACGTCTGGGTTGTTGGTTCTCTGAAATTTTCAATTCTACATTGCGGAGAGAAGAAAACCTTCTTCATCATTCTTGATTCATGCGACAGGtacgcctctctctctccctctctcacagTTCCGGAAATACCAACAGCGTCTGTGGccattctctgttttcttgAATTCCTTTACTAATAGGTAGTTAGGTACTATCCGTATATGGTTTATTACAATAATCTCCATATCAGAAATACACTACTATCTGTataggttttattctctttcaggaatactcttttttttttcccccctttgtgTGTGTGAAGTTTCAGAAATCAGAAACTAGGGTTTCCAGGAGGAAGACCACTCATGGAATTTCTACAACCACTGGTGCCCAATTCTGTGATGCTTCGGAGACGTCCCAGAAACCATATCGTCGATTTGTATCGGTACTGCAAGGAAGTACTCCACCTTTCTCGTCATTGATGGCAATAACTCCTCGTTTGATCAATGGGGTATCCGATAATTAATCACATTGGAACCTGAGTTCATGGAGGGACAAAGCTTTCCCATTACATGGGTTTAAGGATTGGTATCATAGGACAGATTGGTCCCGGATAATGCCAATCAGATCATACTGGCTGGGATAATATGAGAAAAAGATCAACTAATCAAAGAATTAAAAATCCTTTTAAACACGAAGGTTGTAAAATCCCCTGCATAGACTCATGGAATCTCTTATTGATACTATATGGATTGCTACAGCCAGagatagaaaagaagaaaacacaaatagatgtttatttttcaaattttcttgcTTATATCTTATTTTTAGGTCTAATATTGCATTTTACCAATGAAGATTTGAATCAAATAGATGCCGTGAAGATAGAGATAGCCTGACATTATACCATTATTAATTGATCATGTATGCGGCACAATGCTTAAAAAACTTGttttgcatgtatcataagcaTATCCATGCGTATCTAGTGTCTTTTAGCGTCTCTCCGATAGTTTTCAAGGCGTCTCTTAAAATCATGACATTGTAGGTGCTTGTGATCGGACGGGTGTGACTTCCCCCATAAGTAATGGGTGGCATAGCTCATTGCAgaagtctcctatttttttgaTCTATTTCTTTAGTCTTTAGGGAGAAAAGATAATGCCTTACCAGGCCCTACTACAATGCAAGCAACGGATGAGCCCAATTATGAGTCAAGCGCGTGCCAGAACCAAACTGAAAACTACAGACTGCGCATGTTAGCGCAACAGTTGTCTGGAAACCCAGTGGCATAAGCCCAATGATCTTACACAAATGAGGTTTTAATgtatatgtttttgtttttggctgCCGATAAAAAGAGTGGAAGAACATAATTAGGTGCCTGATAAATATTCAGGTTGGCACTTCGAGCCccgattaatatatatatatatatatatatttgtgtgtgtgtgatgatTTTTACCTTGTTGGTGTTAAGCTCAAATATTATATCAAGGTGTAGATACCCTTTTGTGATTAGGGTTAATAATTGCTATGCTGTGGGTGGTGTCGTAGTGATGCGAATAAAGAAATAAGTGAATGCCTTTTCATTGGAAACTAAAGGATAACGAACAATATGAcacattttttttggttaaacagGGGGTTACGTGACCAACATGGTGTTCTGAGACTTCATTTCTTTCACGAGAGTGTGGTTGAGTGCTGTTtgtattttttgcatttttttttccagctgaTTGTATTGGATGGCATTTGTTTAGTAGCCTTGGTGGTTTAATCCAAAatgcattctttttctttttcaataaagAATTGTTATTCTTATATAAAACAAGACAAGAGATAAATAAACTAGAGCACTTTTTATTGAGAAATTTTTACcaaatttagtttttttttttttcctgcaaagCTACAGTCATTGTGCTTATATTTgactatcttttcttttctttcaaagaGTTAGGTACTTGCTTTTGGTAACGAAAGAGTTTCAATTGGTTTAGGGTCCAATCGACATATTTTTTCTTACTATGCTTTAGAAATATGGGTCTGCTTAAGGTTGCAATTGAAGGAATGGTAGTCCCTTAATATTTTTTGTCTGTACCAGTTGCAAGGATGTAAGTATTATTGTACATGCATATGTGTAGTTGGTAAGTGTGGACTATGAATGAGTCTTTCAGTTGCACAGGAAGGGAAGTGGCTTCGACAGGTTTGGGCTACTTATGGAGTTATGGTTGTCCCAATTGAGCATCCTGATTTGATTGGCCTGCGTTTGAATAGGATGGTGTCGATGTATACCAGTCTCTGGTTGAGGAAGTGCTTGTCATCTGGCCTTATTATTTTCTCATTTGAGGATGACATCCCTAAAGTTATGGGGTTTAGCAGCAGTGGGTAGTGCCAAGAATACTGGGCCTGGTGAGCCTTATGAGGAGGAGGGGAATGCTGACTATGAGCTGGAGAAGGATTTTAGGGAAAGCTCTTAGTTGAAGAATTGGTGGCAGGGCCTTTGCAGTGAGCTAGAAATTTGGTTCGTCTTCCAGGGGTGGAGTGTTGGGACAATTTCTGAAAGAGGATGGAGATAAGAGTTGTTGGGATTTGGGAaggaccaaacaaatgtgtTGTCAAGGACAGGAAATTGCCCGTGGGCATGGAATTCTTCTTAGGTTGGGCCTCTTTgttgtttctccttcttcttttcttgttgtCCTTTGGGTCTTTTTAGATGTTGGGTGTTGGGGACCTGGCATTTGTTGTTGTCTGGATCTAGGCCCTTGTTGGGTTGTTCAGGTTGGAGGAGGGGCTTTTGTGTTGTAGTTTGCCGCAGCCCGCTTACCTTTTTGTCTTCTCTCCTGTTTCTTTTTTGACCTCCAAGCTGGCTAATTTGTTGCCAACCCACCCCCAGCCCACTTCCTCTCTAATAGATTCTCTTTAGGGCtatttatttttgctttcaCTTCTCTTTTTGGCTCCATCTTTGATTttaaccccccccctttttttttttttaattctgcTTCAGGAGGCTTTCTATTGTCAATTCATCTGCTAATTCACAGGAATGCACTTACGACCAATTTGTCATTTCTTTGAAAACATGCTCGAGGAAGTGAATAGATGATTTAGTGACTTCATCTGGGAATGCAACAACCAACATATTCATAATACTAATTCAGGTGAAAATGTTGATACCAAGTTCTCTTCCTAATTCAACTGAAGCAGCTTTATCTTTTGTATCTGACCATGGGAAACCAGACTTATTATGTGATTGGCTGCCCGGTGCTGAAACTTGGCAGAAGTGTCTACAATGTGAGGGACATCATCTGGATGCATGCAGAAGATCTGTTTcaacaaaggagaaaaaagagagtGCTGATGATTCCTATTCTTTAATTGAACCAAGAACCTGTTCCAAGATATTAACTGTGAGCACCATGTGTGCAAGTTCTGTGCCAAATTTGGTGTACAAGCGAAGGAATCTACAGAATAAATCTGTTGCAATTTTTACCACTCAGTCAGGGTCAAACACTAAACCTACAGGTGTTTGTCTTTCCTCTGTAAGTTCTGAGGGGCCTTCACCACCAGCAGAGAAGGAGCATGTTGGTTCTCAGATCAACACCGGAATTGGTGCTGTCAAAGATTCTGTTATACCTGCAGATTTATGCAATGGGGAACTTGTTGGTGGAGATGCTTCAACTTGCCAGCAGCTTTGTAAAAGGATTGACTACAATTGTGGTTTTGATGTTAATTCCAAGGCCGAGTTTGTTGTTCCGGTTGGAGAAGAGCCTGGGGTTGATGAAGCACCCTGCAATAGTGTATGCAAATGTGCTTTAGAGTACTACAGCGTAAATGATAGTTGctcatcatcaaaatcaaatacGGATCTTGGATCAGCTTCTCCAAAGATTGAAGTGGACGATATTGGGGAATGCTCCTCTTCTGATATTCTAAGCAGGGAAGTCCTGGCAGAAGATCAGTTGGAAAAGGAACTATGTATCTCTATTCTCAGAAACCATGGGCTGCTTGAAGGAGGTTTGCCTGTTGCTCCTTGTGCCGCTGTTGAAGTCTTGGGTGTCAGTAATGATGGAAACTGTTCTCAGCCATGCAAAGTATGCGGTTTTTCACAAAATCCACAAAATATGCTAATTTGTGATCATTGTGAAGAGGCGTTTCATGTATCTTGCTTGAATCCCAAGGTAAAAAAGCCACCAGTTGATGACTGGTTTTGTCAACCATGTTTAAAAAGAATGCGTAAGCTTGAGAGTGCAGCTAGGAAATCATCTGAATCTCGAAATAGGGCTTCTAAAGGTGATTCAGGGCCTATATCCTTAATGTTGAGAGACATGGAGCCATATAGATCTGGTGTTCGGGCTGGTAAAGGTTATCAAGCCGATGTTCCTGACTGGACTGGTCCAGTATCCAagtatgttctctctctctctctgagaagTAATGATTTTATTCCTAGAATGTTGTTTCAAGGGTGTTGATATTCTTCTTTACACTTTTAAATTAGTGTTATTCTAATGAATGTGGATTGCATGTGTTCGATTTGAAGGTAAATGTAGCGCAGAAAACTATATCTAATGTGAAGAATATTATAATGTATATCTGTTGGAAGTGTGAAACAGGTTTACCTTGATCTATCATGGATTGTTGATATGCATGTCAGACTGTCAATTGAGATAATGTTGTTACCATCAAAATTTTTGGAGTATGGTGATTTATCTTTGTTCATTCTCTTTTTACTGGGGGAGtttaaagaaaatta
Protein-coding sequences here:
- the LOC122075495 gene encoding uncharacterized protein LOC122075495 isoform X1 — its product is MLIPSSLPNSTEAALSFVSDHGKPDLLCDWLPGAETWQKCLQCEGHHLDACRRSVSTKEKKESADDSYSLIEPRTCSKILTVSTMCASSVPNLVYKRRNLQNKSVAIFTTQSGSNTKPTGVCLSSVSSEGPSPPAEKEHVGSQINTGIGAVKDSVIPADLCNGELVGGDASTCQQLCKRIDYNCGFDVNSKAEFVVPVGEEPGVDEAPCNSVCKCALEYYSVNDSCSSSKSNTDLGSASPKIEVDDIGECSSSDILSREVLAEDQLEKELCISILRNHGLLEGGLPVAPCAAVEVLGVSNDGNCSQPCKVCGFSQNPQNMLICDHCEEAFHVSCLNPKVKKPPVDDWFCQPCLKRMRKLESAARKSSESRNRASKGDSGPISLMLRDMEPYRSGVRAGKGYQADVPDWTGPVSNDVDCFGEPQEIDLAECISSHVCNSNKPTPKSIGNWLQCQEPLYNDAGEAIEGTICGKWRRAPLFEVQSDDWDCSCAVRWDPIHSDCAVPQELDTDQVLVHLKYIEMLRPRLAAKKRKLSRSMNEEDEKV
- the LOC122075495 gene encoding uncharacterized protein LOC122075495 isoform X2, with the protein product MCASSVPNLVYKRRNLQNKSVAIFTTQSGSNTKPTGVCLSSVSSEGPSPPAEKEHVGSQINTGIGAVKDSVIPADLCNGELVGGDASTCQQLCKRIDYNCGFDVNSKAEFVVPVGEEPGVDEAPCNSVCKCALEYYSVNDSCSSSKSNTDLGSASPKIEVDDIGECSSSDILSREVLAEDQLEKELCISILRNHGLLEGGLPVAPCAAVEVLGVSNDGNCSQPCKVCGFSQNPQNMLICDHCEEAFHVSCLNPKVKKPPVDDWFCQPCLKRMRKLESAARKSSESRNRASKGDSGPISLMLRDMEPYRSGVRAGKGYQADVPDWTGPVSNDVDCFGEPQEIDLAECISSHVCNSNKPTPKSIGNWLQCQEPLYNDAGEAIEGTICGKWRRAPLFEVQSDDWDCSCAVRWDPIHSDCAVPQELDTDQVLVHLKYIEMLRPRLAAKKRKLSRSMNEEDEKV